The following coding sequences lie in one Candidatus Planktophila sulfonica genomic window:
- a CDS encoding saccharopine dehydrogenase family protein — protein sequence MKALVIGAGGVGSAIANIASRRPFITSMVVADRSLSRAQAAVTKVNDPRFSAEEVDASDVNDIRALIRKAAPDIVVNAVDPRFVMPIFLACEEEKVNYMDMAMSLSKAHPDDPFNKPGVKLGDEQFARAGTWNKNGNYAVVGMGIEPGMSDVFARYAEDELFSRIDYLAVMDGSNLTVDGYDFAPSFSIWTTIEECLNPPLIFEEGRGWYTTEPFSELETYDFPEGIGPVECVNVEHEEAVLIPMKVKAKEVRFKYGLGAQFIETLKTIHTLGLDKKEKVSVQGVEVSPRELLAALLPDPATIGYKMHGKTCAGTLVKGLGKDGKPKAVYIYNVVDNEWSMKNYGNQAVVWQTAINPLIAMELIANGSWKPAGIAGPEWFPAQPFLDLIAEYGSSWHIREEEPKGIEI from the coding sequence ATGAAAGCGCTCGTTATCGGCGCAGGCGGAGTTGGCAGTGCAATCGCAAATATCGCATCACGTAGACCATTTATTACTTCCATGGTCGTTGCAGATCGCAGTCTGTCCAGAGCTCAAGCAGCCGTAACAAAGGTAAATGACCCACGATTCTCTGCGGAGGAGGTGGATGCCTCTGATGTGAACGATATTCGCGCTCTCATTCGTAAAGCAGCTCCCGATATTGTCGTGAACGCGGTAGATCCGCGTTTTGTAATGCCAATCTTTTTAGCATGTGAAGAAGAGAAAGTTAATTACATGGATATGGCGATGTCACTTTCAAAAGCGCATCCCGACGATCCATTTAATAAGCCAGGGGTAAAACTTGGCGACGAACAATTCGCTCGCGCAGGTACCTGGAACAAGAATGGCAACTACGCAGTTGTTGGTATGGGTATCGAACCAGGAATGAGCGATGTCTTCGCGCGTTATGCCGAAGATGAACTCTTCTCTCGTATCGATTACTTGGCAGTGATGGATGGTTCAAACCTAACTGTTGATGGTTATGACTTCGCACCATCATTTTCAATCTGGACAACAATCGAAGAGTGCCTTAACCCGCCATTGATCTTCGAAGAGGGTCGTGGTTGGTATACGACTGAACCATTTAGCGAACTTGAAACCTATGACTTCCCTGAAGGCATCGGACCAGTCGAATGTGTCAACGTTGAACATGAAGAAGCTGTTCTGATTCCAATGAAGGTGAAGGCGAAAGAAGTTCGCTTTAAATATGGACTTGGCGCTCAATTCATTGAGACCTTGAAGACTATTCACACACTTGGTCTGGATAAGAAAGAGAAAGTTTCCGTGCAAGGCGTTGAAGTTTCACCGCGCGAACTTCTTGCAGCTCTTCTGCCAGACCCAGCAACAATTGGTTACAAGATGCACGGAAAGACCTGTGCAGGAACTCTTGTTAAAGGTTTAGGTAAGGATGGCAAGCCAAAGGCTGTCTATATCTACAACGTTGTTGATAATGAATGGTCGATGAAGAACTATGGCAATCAAGCAGTTGTATGGCAGACCGCTATCAATCCGCTTATTGCAATGGAGCTCATCGCAAATGGAAGCTGGAAACCAGCAGGAATAGCTGGCCCTGAATGGTTCCCAGCACAACCCTTCCTTGATTTAATTGCCGAATATGGATCTTCGTGGCATATCCGCGAAGAGGAACCTAAGGGA